A region from the Corylus avellana chromosome ca7, CavTom2PMs-1.0 genome encodes:
- the LOC132187723 gene encoding mitogen-activated protein kinase kinase kinase 5 isoform X2, protein MRWLPNISFSSSQSSSSSATFKSQGQESPPGRKSTEVSAGGPWRFGRIGRLTCHRKVRYLNNRDTPGGAPEERFAQLVLSPSHAEFSTARSVAALSAKPQPLPLPEFAIFRRKEGPSSDDVDFPLPSPKTGPGRGVEERDKDRASSTSPVRSVFARQDARDARKSTDHVDARSSRRDNQHPNGSQSSRKDFRISVPIRSAPNSPFSSPALSPQRQSAADSFPYYYYMIPRGNQAWSAPEMPTSEMIPGLPPPAFFDCSAFNSDTSPLHSPRAKSLQQNPKSPNGAASPLHCKLSLETSTARRESNCLGNVHPLPRPPGAATPSLSAPIPQAIARPESVPMNSQWQKGKLIGRGTFGSVYVATNRETGALCAMKEVELFPDDPKSAESMKQLQQEIKFLSQLKHPNIVQYYGSEIVEDRFYIYLEYVHPGSINKYVREHCGAITESVVRHFTRHILSGLAYLHSMKTIHRDIKGANLLVDSCGVVKLADFGMAKHLTGQAADLSLKGSPYWMAPELMQAVMQKDSSSDLALAVDIWSLGCTIIEMLTGKPPWSEFEGAAAMFKVLRDTPPIPETLSCDGKDFLRCCFRRNPAERLSATKLLEHRFLKNSQQLDVPSGNPAFNGKNLTDKPPSPRELSENKRDQFPMFPSTQIAKEKLTCESGVPSFSSLYPRAPF, encoded by the exons ATGCGTTGGTTGCCTAACATTtccttctcatcttctcaatccTCGTCGTCGTCCGCGACGTTCAAATCTCAGGGACAAGAATCGCCACCGGGTAGGAAGAGCACTGAGGTGTCCGCAGGCGGCCCTTGGCGTTTCGGCCGGATAGGGAGGCTCACGTGCCATCGGAAGGTCCGCTATTTGAACAACCGGGACACTCCAGGAGGCGCGCCGGAGGAGCGGTTCGCGCAGCTGGTGCTATCGCCGAGCCACGCTGAGTTCTCTACCGCGCGGTCCGTTGCCGCGCTTTCGGCGAAGCCGCAGCCTCTTCCTCTGCCGGAATTCGCGATTTTTCGCCGGAAGGAGGGGCCGAGTTCCGATGACGTGGACTTCCCTCTGCCTTCGCCAAAGACCGGGCCTGGCCGAGGCGTTGAGGAGCGAGATAAAGACCGAGCTTCCTCAACCTCCCCTGTTAGAAG TGTGTTTGCTAGGCAAGACGCAAGAGACGCTAGAAAGAGTACGGATCATGTTGATGCGAGGTCATCAAGGAGGGACAATCAACATCCAAATGGCTCACAAAGCTCAAGAAAAGACTTCAGGATCAGTGTTCCCATAAGGAGTGCTCCTAATAGTCCTTTCTCGAGTCCTGCACTCAGCCCGCAAAGGCAGAGTGCAGCTGATTCATTTCCATATTACTACTATATGATTCCTAGGGGAAATCAAGCATGGTCTGCTCCGGAGATGCCAACCTCGGAAATGATTCCAGGGCTCCCTCCCCCTGCATTCTTTGATTGCTCTGCATTTAATTCTGATACTTCTCCCCTTCACAGTCCCCGAGCGAAAAGTCTCCAACAAAACCCCAAAAGCCCAAATGGAGCTGCATCGCCATTGCATTGTAAATTATCCCTTGAAACCTCAACAGCACGTCGTGAAAGTAATTGTCTTGGAAACGTCCACCCATTACCTCGTCCTCCTGGAGCAGCCACACCTTCACTGTCAGCTCCCATTCCCCAAGCAATAGCTAGACCAGAGTCGGTGCCAATGAATAGTCAATGGCAAAAAGGGAAGCTTATTGGGCGTGGTACATTTGGAAGTGTTTATGTTGCCACCAATAG GGAAACTGGAGCTTTATGTGCAATGAAGGAAGTTGAGTTATTTCCTGATGACCCAAAATCTGCAGAGTCTATGAAGCAGTTACAGCAG GAAATCAAATTTCTCAGCCAGCTGAAGCATCCAAATATTGTGCAGTACTATGGTAGTGAAATA GTCGAAGACCGGTTTTATATATATCTGGAGTACGTGCATCCTGGTTCAATTAATAAGTATGTTCGTGAACATTGTGGAGCCATAACGGAATCTGTTGTTCGCCATTTTACTCGCCATATTCTCTCTGGGTTGGCCTACTTGCATAGCATGAAGACAATTCACAG GGACATCAAAGGGGCTAATTTGCTTGTTGATTCATGTGGAGTTGTCAAGCTTGCTGATTTTGGCATGGCTAAACAT CTTACCGGACAAGCAGCTGATCTTTCTCTAAAGGGAAGTCCATACTGGATGGCTCCAGAG CTCATGCAAGCTGTGATGCAGAAAGATTCCAGCTCTGATCTGGCTCTTGCTGTTGATATTTGGAGTTTGGGTTGTACTATTATTGAGATGCTCACCGGAAAACCTCCTTGGAGTGAGTTTGAAGGG GCTGCGGCCATGTTCAAGGTTTTGAGGGATACCCCTCCCATACCAGAGACATTGTCATGCGATGGGAAGGATTTTTTACGGTGCTGCTTTCGGAGAAATCCTGCAGAGAGACTGTCTGCGACCAAGTTACTAGAACATCGGTTCCTGAAAAACTCACAGCAGCTTGATGTCCCATCTGGCAACCCAGCATTTAATGGGAAGAACTTGACG GATAAACCCCCTAGTCCAAGAGAGCTATCTGAAAATAAACGTGATCAGTTTCCAATGTTCCCGAGCACACAAATAGCAAAAGAAAAGTTGACTTGTGAGAG TGGCGTCCCGTCATTCTCCTCGCTCTACCCTCGAGCCCCTTTCTAG
- the LOC132187555 gene encoding uncharacterized protein LOC132187555, whose product MAKWWRSATSNLRAVVSNHPTLSAQPSSQLASYHTIQAIPRECSGGRVSARDRAQGRIPAVVLSQQQLLRPNEEPQTSSAQTLSRKRLVTTERKQIHSILKSVELPFFYSTTFALQIRAGSGSSHLIESGPVLPIKIHRDEESGNILNLVFVWAEDGSELKVDVPVVFKGEDVCPGLKKGGHLNRVRASLKYRCPAEHIPPKIEVDVSNLDIGDRILMRDVEVHPSLKLLSKNENMPICKIDPTTLEFQKPSSL is encoded by the exons ATGGCGAAGTGGTGGCGCTCCGCAACCAGCAACCTGAGGGCCGTGGTGTCGAACCACCCTACCCTCAGCGCACAACCATCGTCTCAATTGGCGTCGTATCATACGATCCAGGCGATCCCTCGGGAGTGCAGTGGGGGCAGAGTGTCGGCCAGGGACCGAGCCCAGGGCCGAATCCCTGCCGTTGTGCTATCCCAGCAGCAGCTCCTCCGCCCAAATGAAGAGCCTCAGACGAGTAGCGCGCAAACGCTCTCCAGGAAGCGCTTGGTCACCACCGAGAGGAAGCAGATCCACTCCATTCTCAAGTCCGTGGAGCTCCCCTTCTTCTACTCCACCACCTTCGCGCTCCAGATCCGCGCTGGGTCCGGGTCCTCCCACCTAATCGAATCCGGACCTGTCCTCCCCATCAAG attCATAGGGATGAAGAGAGTGGGAATATATTGAATTTGGTCTTTGTTTGGGCCGAGGATGGCTCGGAGTTGAAGGTTGATGTGCCCGTTGTTTTCAAAGGCGAAGATGTTTGTCCTGGTCTTAAGAAAG GTGGCCATCTCAATAGGGTAAGAGCTAGTCTAAAATATCGTTGTCCAGCTGAACACATTCCTCCCAAAATTGAGGTGGACGTGAGCAATCTAGATATTGGAGATAGAATACTCATGCGTGATGTTGAGGTTCATCCGTCCTTGAAGCTTCTGAGTAAGAATGAAAACATGCCCATATGTAAGATAGATCCCACAACGTTGGAATTCCAAAAACCTTCCAGTTTATAG
- the LOC132186856 gene encoding LOB domain-containing protein 36: MSSSSSPCAACKFLRRKCTQECVFAPYFPPDQPQKFANVHKVFGASNVAKLLNELNVSQRENAVNSLAYEAEARLRDPVYGCVGLISILQQKLKQLQTDLINAKKELATYIGPQAMLPIMQPQGFIPQQQVHPGNPSSSAAMLPYNMSPMLGIPTGAPTHGAQLVIREPQTQSQHQHHQHQIFEAQQLAAAVAAREQQEILRTYEQQQQQPELVRFNSGFDPSVGGGSVTVSGFNQMNIGGSGGVMSPSLALGTFENPYQMQPHQGEHHGHPHHHPLQAQLLLQPVQQQQAQQTQQAQPQTKSESEEGRGVGPSC; this comes from the exons ATGTCGTCATCGAGTTCACCGTGTGCAGCGTGCAAGTTTCTGAGGCGAAAGTGCACGCAGGAGTGCGTGTTTGCGCCGTATTTCCCACCGGACCAGCCGCAGAAGTTCGCGAACGTGCACAAGGTCTTCGGCGCCAGCAACGTGGCCAAGCTACTTAACGAGCTCAACGTGTCGCAGCGCGAGAACGCCGTGAACTCGCTCGCCTACGAGGCCGAGGCGCGCCTGCGGGACCCAGTCTACGGCTGCGTGGGCCTCATCTCCATTCTCCAGCAAAAGCTCAAGCAGCTCCAGACCGATCTCATCAATGCCAAGAAGGAGCTCGCCACCTACATTGGCCCTCAGGCCATGCTACCCATTATGCAACCCCAGGGGTTCATCCCCCAACAACAG GTGCACCCGGGGAATCCTTCGTCCTCAGCCGCGATGTTACCTTACAACATGTCGCCGATGCTGGGGATTCCCACCGGGGCTCCCACACATGGAGCCCAATTGGTGATTCGCGAGCCACAGACCCAGTCTCAGCACCAGCATCACCAACACCAGATATTTGAAGCTCAACAATTGGCTGCGGCTGTGGCTGCGAGAGAGCAACAAGAGATTTTACGGACATATGAGCAGCAACAACAGCAGCCCGAGCTTGTGAGGTTCAACAGTGGGTTCGACCCGTCTGTAGGAGGTGGTTCAGTCACTGTGAGTGGGTTCAATCAGATGAACATTGGTGGTAGTGGTGGTGTTATGTCGCCTTCGCTGGCTCTGGGCACGTTTGAAAACCCTTACCAGATGCAACCACACCAAGGGGAGCATCACGGCCACCCTCACCACCATCCTCTTCAGGCGCAGCTCTTGCTCCAACCTGTACAACAGCAACAAGCACAGCAAACACAGCAAGCTCAGCCGCAGACTAAGTCAGAAAGCGAGGAGGGTAGGGGTGTTGGTCCGTCTTGTTGA
- the LOC132187723 gene encoding mitogen-activated protein kinase kinase kinase 5 isoform X1, translated as MRWLPNISFSSSQSSSSSATFKSQGQESPPGRKSTEVSAGGPWRFGRIGRLTCHRKVRYLNNRDTPGGAPEERFAQLVLSPSHAEFSTARSVAALSAKPQPLPLPEFAIFRRKEGPSSDDVDFPLPSPKTGPGRGVEERDKDRASSTSPVRSVFARQDARDARKSTDHVDARSSRRDNQHPNGSQSSRKDFRISVPIRSAPNSPFSSPALSPQRQSAADSFPYYYYMIPRGNQAWSAPEMPTSEMIPGLPPPAFFDCSAFNSDTSPLHSPRAKSLQQNPKSPNGAASPLHCKLSLETSTARRESNCLGNVHPLPRPPGAATPSLSAPIPQAIARPESVPMNSQWQKGKLIGRGTFGSVYVATNRETGALCAMKEVELFPDDPKSAESMKQLQQEIKFLSQLKHPNIVQYYGSEIVEDRFYIYLEYVHPGSINKYVREHCGAITESVVRHFTRHILSGLAYLHSMKTIHRDIKGANLLVDSCGVVKLADFGMAKHLTGQAADLSLKGSPYWMAPELMQAVMQKDSSSDLALAVDIWSLGCTIIEMLTGKPPWSEFEGAAAMFKVLRDTPPIPETLSCDGKDFLRCCFRRNPAERLSATKLLEHRFLKNSQQLDVPSGNPAFNGKNLTDKPPSPRELSENKRDQFPMFPSTQIAKEKLTCESETGQQSHHETSDLTVASRHSPRSTLEPLSSFSPPHLSCNTRHPSPSTSASSGFNHGTKKSNNFR; from the exons ATGCGTTGGTTGCCTAACATTtccttctcatcttctcaatccTCGTCGTCGTCCGCGACGTTCAAATCTCAGGGACAAGAATCGCCACCGGGTAGGAAGAGCACTGAGGTGTCCGCAGGCGGCCCTTGGCGTTTCGGCCGGATAGGGAGGCTCACGTGCCATCGGAAGGTCCGCTATTTGAACAACCGGGACACTCCAGGAGGCGCGCCGGAGGAGCGGTTCGCGCAGCTGGTGCTATCGCCGAGCCACGCTGAGTTCTCTACCGCGCGGTCCGTTGCCGCGCTTTCGGCGAAGCCGCAGCCTCTTCCTCTGCCGGAATTCGCGATTTTTCGCCGGAAGGAGGGGCCGAGTTCCGATGACGTGGACTTCCCTCTGCCTTCGCCAAAGACCGGGCCTGGCCGAGGCGTTGAGGAGCGAGATAAAGACCGAGCTTCCTCAACCTCCCCTGTTAGAAG TGTGTTTGCTAGGCAAGACGCAAGAGACGCTAGAAAGAGTACGGATCATGTTGATGCGAGGTCATCAAGGAGGGACAATCAACATCCAAATGGCTCACAAAGCTCAAGAAAAGACTTCAGGATCAGTGTTCCCATAAGGAGTGCTCCTAATAGTCCTTTCTCGAGTCCTGCACTCAGCCCGCAAAGGCAGAGTGCAGCTGATTCATTTCCATATTACTACTATATGATTCCTAGGGGAAATCAAGCATGGTCTGCTCCGGAGATGCCAACCTCGGAAATGATTCCAGGGCTCCCTCCCCCTGCATTCTTTGATTGCTCTGCATTTAATTCTGATACTTCTCCCCTTCACAGTCCCCGAGCGAAAAGTCTCCAACAAAACCCCAAAAGCCCAAATGGAGCTGCATCGCCATTGCATTGTAAATTATCCCTTGAAACCTCAACAGCACGTCGTGAAAGTAATTGTCTTGGAAACGTCCACCCATTACCTCGTCCTCCTGGAGCAGCCACACCTTCACTGTCAGCTCCCATTCCCCAAGCAATAGCTAGACCAGAGTCGGTGCCAATGAATAGTCAATGGCAAAAAGGGAAGCTTATTGGGCGTGGTACATTTGGAAGTGTTTATGTTGCCACCAATAG GGAAACTGGAGCTTTATGTGCAATGAAGGAAGTTGAGTTATTTCCTGATGACCCAAAATCTGCAGAGTCTATGAAGCAGTTACAGCAG GAAATCAAATTTCTCAGCCAGCTGAAGCATCCAAATATTGTGCAGTACTATGGTAGTGAAATA GTCGAAGACCGGTTTTATATATATCTGGAGTACGTGCATCCTGGTTCAATTAATAAGTATGTTCGTGAACATTGTGGAGCCATAACGGAATCTGTTGTTCGCCATTTTACTCGCCATATTCTCTCTGGGTTGGCCTACTTGCATAGCATGAAGACAATTCACAG GGACATCAAAGGGGCTAATTTGCTTGTTGATTCATGTGGAGTTGTCAAGCTTGCTGATTTTGGCATGGCTAAACAT CTTACCGGACAAGCAGCTGATCTTTCTCTAAAGGGAAGTCCATACTGGATGGCTCCAGAG CTCATGCAAGCTGTGATGCAGAAAGATTCCAGCTCTGATCTGGCTCTTGCTGTTGATATTTGGAGTTTGGGTTGTACTATTATTGAGATGCTCACCGGAAAACCTCCTTGGAGTGAGTTTGAAGGG GCTGCGGCCATGTTCAAGGTTTTGAGGGATACCCCTCCCATACCAGAGACATTGTCATGCGATGGGAAGGATTTTTTACGGTGCTGCTTTCGGAGAAATCCTGCAGAGAGACTGTCTGCGACCAAGTTACTAGAACATCGGTTCCTGAAAAACTCACAGCAGCTTGATGTCCCATCTGGCAACCCAGCATTTAATGGGAAGAACTTGACG GATAAACCCCCTAGTCCAAGAGAGCTATCTGAAAATAAACGTGATCAGTTTCCAATGTTCCCGAGCACACAAATAGCAAAAGAAAAGTTGACTTGTGAGAG TGAGACTGGCCAACAATCTCATCATGAAACTTCCGACTTAACAGTGGCGTCCCGTCATTCTCCTCGCTCTACCCTCGAGCCCCTTTCTAGTTTTTCTCCACCACACTTGAGTTGCAACACACGCCATCCTAGCCCTTCTACAAGTGCTTCCAGCGGTTTCAACCATGGCACGAAAAAGAGTAATAATTTCAGATAA